From one Lycium barbarum isolate Lr01 chromosome 6, ASM1917538v2, whole genome shotgun sequence genomic stretch:
- the LOC132600612 gene encoding OVARIAN TUMOR DOMAIN-containing deubiquitinating enzyme 6-like isoform X2 yields MTRILVQRGSTGASSSSSSNQNRSSTLLPGPSSSPAPTQPQTSSSSQVLSALKDDEFVEEIEEQVALEESSVGSSNYKGVNDESLESLGSEQSTNEEKIADNEKRDFDSEGLTREFDGLRVVEEENERSSIQGVTRSSCPPPPPPPVPPPKPAALNSSPRRILTGSSHASRLGSSRGTAGRSTVSTRTSPAGSRPSSPRSHCEGEGYNSDDEQNPNFGSSYDDVRERQFEMDLRRAKGLEVKRMLEDGNCLFRAVADQVYGDSENYDLVRQMCIDYMERERDHFSQFITEGFTSYCKRKRRDKVYGNNVEIQALCEMYNRPIHIYSYSAEPLNTFHGSYNTDSPPVRLSYHRGNHYNSLVDPRRLTIGAGLGFSSIQGRNVDKDQVKAAIKAQQDQQIDNALLAEGRFYSDLELTEKEIERMVMESSRAEYVANDKFRQLLGCRESSTSSAEPSSSGTRSSGSDTRQEGSREVLSDCIQIMLSMGFSYARVIEAYSIFGDDADSMVCYLIETSNSSRRKGKATE; encoded by the exons ATGACTCGGATACTGGTTCAGCGCGGTTCTACTGGAGCTTCATCGTCTTCATCCTCAAATCAGAACAGGTCATCAACTTTGCTCCCTGGTCCGTCTTCTTCTCCAGCTCCAACTCAGCCACAGACATCTAGTAGTAGTCAGGTATTATCAGCTTTGAAAGATGATGAATTCGTGGAAGAAATAGAAGAACAGGTTGCTTTAGAGGAGTCCTCCGTTGGTTCTTCAAACTATAAAGGCGTTAATGATGAATCGTTGGAAAGTTTGGGCAGCGAACAAAGCACCAACGAGGAAAAGATTGCTGACAATGAGAAGAGAGATTTTGATAGCGAGGGCTTGACAAGGGAATTTGATGGTTTAAGAGTCGTCGAAGAGGAAAATGAGAGAAGTTCAATTCAGGGGGTTACACGTAGTTCATGTCCACCTCCACCTCCACCTCCGGTCCCACCTCCAAAACCTGCTGCCCTAAACTCAAGTCCTAGAAGAATTTTAACAGGTAGTTCACATGCTAGCCGGTTAGGATCATCTAGGGGAACCGCTGGGCGATCTACTGTCTCAACCAGGACTTCACCTGCTGGATCCAGGCCATCCTCTCCACGATCGCACTGTGAAGGGGAAGGTTATAATAGTGATGATGAGCAGAACCCTAACTTTGGATCCTCGTATGATGATGTG AGAGAACGCCAGTTTGAAATGGATTTAAGACGAGCCAAAGGCTTAGAAGTTAAGAGAATGTTGGAAGATGGGAATTGCCTTTTCCGTGCTGTTGCTGACCAAGTATATGGTGATTCTGAAAATTATGATTTGGTCAGgcagatgtgcattgactacatg GAGCGGGAAAGAGACCACTTCTCTCAGTTTATTACTGAAGGTTTCACTTCCTACTGCAAGAGAAAAAGGAGAGACAAG GTTTATGGCAACAATGTGGAGATTCAAGCTTTATGTGAAATGTATAATCGCCCTATTCATATATATTCTTATAGCGCAG AGCCACTCAATACATTCCATGGAAGTTATAATACAGACAGCCCTCCTGTTCGACTCAGTTATCATCGTGGAAATCATTACAACTCCCTTGTTGATCCACGTCGATTAACAATTGGTGCTGGCCTTGGGTTTAGCAGTATACAAGGG agGAACGTTGATAAGGATCAGGTCAAAGCAGCAATAAAAGCTCAACAAGATCAGCAAATTGATAAT GCACTTCTGGCAGAAGGACGCTTTTATTCAGATCTTGAGCTCACTGAAAAGGAGATTGAACGCATGGTAATGGAATCTTCTAGGGCTGAGTATGTTGCCAATGACAAGTTCAGACAGCTACTTGGTTGTCGAGAATCTTCCACTTCTAGTGCTGAACCATCATCATCGGGAACTA GATCATCAGGAAGTGACACACGACAAGAAGGCAGTCGAGAGGTCCTTAGTGACTGCATCCAGATTATGCTGTCGATGGGATTTAGCTACGCACGAGTAATAGAAGCTTATAGCATATTCGGGGACGATGCGGATTCCATGGTATGTTATCTCATCGAAACCAGCAATAGCAGCAGACGTAAAGGGAAAGCAACTGAATGA
- the LOC132600612 gene encoding OVARIAN TUMOR DOMAIN-containing deubiquitinating enzyme 6-like isoform X1, producing the protein MTRILVQRGSTGASSSSSSNQNRSSTLLPGPSSSPAPTQPQTSSSSQVLSALKDDEFVEEIEEQVALEESSVGSSNYKGVNDESLESLGSEQSTNEEKIADNEKRDFDSEGLTREFDGLRVVEEENERSSIQGVTRSSCPPPPPPPVPPPKPAALNSSPRRILTGSSHASRLGSSRGTAGRSTVSTRTSPAGSRPSSPRSHCEGEGYNSDDEQNPNFGSSYDDVERERQFEMDLRRAKGLEVKRMLEDGNCLFRAVADQVYGDSENYDLVRQMCIDYMERERDHFSQFITEGFTSYCKRKRRDKVYGNNVEIQALCEMYNRPIHIYSYSAEPLNTFHGSYNTDSPPVRLSYHRGNHYNSLVDPRRLTIGAGLGFSSIQGRNVDKDQVKAAIKAQQDQQIDNALLAEGRFYSDLELTEKEIERMVMESSRAEYVANDKFRQLLGCRESSTSSAEPSSSGTRSSGSDTRQEGSREVLSDCIQIMLSMGFSYARVIEAYSIFGDDADSMVCYLIETSNSSRRKGKATE; encoded by the exons ATGACTCGGATACTGGTTCAGCGCGGTTCTACTGGAGCTTCATCGTCTTCATCCTCAAATCAGAACAGGTCATCAACTTTGCTCCCTGGTCCGTCTTCTTCTCCAGCTCCAACTCAGCCACAGACATCTAGTAGTAGTCAGGTATTATCAGCTTTGAAAGATGATGAATTCGTGGAAGAAATAGAAGAACAGGTTGCTTTAGAGGAGTCCTCCGTTGGTTCTTCAAACTATAAAGGCGTTAATGATGAATCGTTGGAAAGTTTGGGCAGCGAACAAAGCACCAACGAGGAAAAGATTGCTGACAATGAGAAGAGAGATTTTGATAGCGAGGGCTTGACAAGGGAATTTGATGGTTTAAGAGTCGTCGAAGAGGAAAATGAGAGAAGTTCAATTCAGGGGGTTACACGTAGTTCATGTCCACCTCCACCTCCACCTCCGGTCCCACCTCCAAAACCTGCTGCCCTAAACTCAAGTCCTAGAAGAATTTTAACAGGTAGTTCACATGCTAGCCGGTTAGGATCATCTAGGGGAACCGCTGGGCGATCTACTGTCTCAACCAGGACTTCACCTGCTGGATCCAGGCCATCCTCTCCACGATCGCACTGTGAAGGGGAAGGTTATAATAGTGATGATGAGCAGAACCCTAACTTTGGATCCTCGTATGATGATGTG GAGAGAGAACGCCAGTTTGAAATGGATTTAAGACGAGCCAAAGGCTTAGAAGTTAAGAGAATGTTGGAAGATGGGAATTGCCTTTTCCGTGCTGTTGCTGACCAAGTATATGGTGATTCTGAAAATTATGATTTGGTCAGgcagatgtgcattgactacatg GAGCGGGAAAGAGACCACTTCTCTCAGTTTATTACTGAAGGTTTCACTTCCTACTGCAAGAGAAAAAGGAGAGACAAG GTTTATGGCAACAATGTGGAGATTCAAGCTTTATGTGAAATGTATAATCGCCCTATTCATATATATTCTTATAGCGCAG AGCCACTCAATACATTCCATGGAAGTTATAATACAGACAGCCCTCCTGTTCGACTCAGTTATCATCGTGGAAATCATTACAACTCCCTTGTTGATCCACGTCGATTAACAATTGGTGCTGGCCTTGGGTTTAGCAGTATACAAGGG agGAACGTTGATAAGGATCAGGTCAAAGCAGCAATAAAAGCTCAACAAGATCAGCAAATTGATAAT GCACTTCTGGCAGAAGGACGCTTTTATTCAGATCTTGAGCTCACTGAAAAGGAGATTGAACGCATGGTAATGGAATCTTCTAGGGCTGAGTATGTTGCCAATGACAAGTTCAGACAGCTACTTGGTTGTCGAGAATCTTCCACTTCTAGTGCTGAACCATCATCATCGGGAACTA GATCATCAGGAAGTGACACACGACAAGAAGGCAGTCGAGAGGTCCTTAGTGACTGCATCCAGATTATGCTGTCGATGGGATTTAGCTACGCACGAGTAATAGAAGCTTATAGCATATTCGGGGACGATGCGGATTCCATGGTATGTTATCTCATCGAAACCAGCAATAGCAGCAGACGTAAAGGGAAAGCAACTGAATGA